Proteins from a single region of Bacteroidota bacterium:
- a CDS encoding endonuclease, giving the protein MPLLALVALLLTASVAAAQPEQVVLFPGQTGATLRASLVADYKPASVLSEAAGKDRMYDTVWATEVEGEEGVVGVYTGFFVPFDCQPSCDPSQDVFNAGSENTQGINQEHVWPRAEGAGSGNAERDLHHLAPTFVRANADRGTLPFAEIDDVQTDDWYIENTVTGTRPTENLDAYSERNRGTAFEPREGFKGDVARAMVYFYTMYEAQADDAFWAQQHDTFLRWHELDRTDQAEYDRTFVIAGFQGDRPNPFVLDSTLVRRAFFPPIVSTEAAVPEGGFSLSPASPNPFASATRFTLTVGRPQPVRVEVFDVLGRRMALLHDGPVSAGAPLRLRLEAGTLPPGLYLYRATGETVQATRRVTLAR; this is encoded by the coding sequence GCCTCGGTGGCCGCCGCGCAGCCGGAGCAAGTCGTTTTATTCCCCGGCCAGACCGGGGCCACGCTGCGCGCCTCGCTCGTGGCCGACTACAAACCGGCGTCGGTGCTCTCCGAGGCAGCCGGTAAGGACCGGATGTACGACACCGTCTGGGCCACGGAGGTCGAAGGCGAAGAGGGCGTGGTCGGGGTCTACACCGGCTTCTTCGTGCCGTTCGACTGCCAGCCGTCGTGCGACCCGAGCCAGGACGTGTTCAACGCCGGCAGCGAGAACACGCAGGGGATCAACCAGGAGCACGTCTGGCCCCGCGCCGAGGGGGCCGGCAGCGGCAACGCCGAGCGCGACCTCCACCACCTCGCGCCCACCTTCGTCCGCGCCAACGCCGACCGCGGCACCCTCCCCTTCGCCGAAATCGACGACGTCCAGACTGACGACTGGTACATCGAGAACACGGTTACCGGCACGCGGCCGACCGAGAACCTCGACGCCTACAGCGAGCGCAACCGGGGGACGGCCTTCGAGCCACGCGAGGGCTTCAAGGGCGACGTGGCCCGGGCGATGGTGTATTTCTACACGATGTACGAGGCCCAGGCCGACGACGCATTCTGGGCGCAGCAGCACGATACCTTCCTCCGCTGGCACGAACTCGACAGAACCGATCAGGCCGAGTACGACCGCACCTTCGTAATCGCGGGCTTCCAGGGCGACCGCCCCAACCCGTTCGTGCTCGACTCGACGCTCGTCCGCCGCGCCTTCTTCCCGCCCATCGTCAGCACTGAGGCTGCCGTGCCCGAAGGTGGGTTCAGCCTCTCCCCCGCTTCGCCCAACCCGTTCGCCTCGGCCACGCGCTTCACGCTCACCGTCGGCCGGCCGCAGCCGGTCCGCGTCGAGGTCTTCGACGTGCTCGGCCGCCGCATGGCCCTCCTGCACGACGGTCCCGTCAGTGCCGGCGCTCCGCTCCGTCTGAGGCTGGAAGCGGGCACGCTGCCGCCGGGGCTGTACCTCTACCGCGCCACCGGTGAGACGGTCCAGGCCACGCGCCGCGTCACACTCGCGCGGTAG